Within the Sulfitobacter sp. JL08 genome, the region GGTCTGGCCGCCAATGGTGAAGACGGCAATGGCGCGGTCGAAGCCAAGGTAAAAGCCGAAGTTGCGCAATTGTGCGCACAGTTCCCGCTTTACCCGAACCTTTAGGTTCGGTGTTGAAATTCACGAAAGCCCCGCGTCTGACGCGGGGCTTTTGCGTTAGATAAGATCCCGCCAGACCAGCACCAGAACCACCATCGAAATGATGAACAGAAGTTTCAGTGCAATCTCGGCCGTCAGGTTCAGCAACCGGTTTCGCCGCGCTTCTGACGGATCAATTTCGCCCAGATAGGCCATGATGTCTGAATGGGCTTTTTCGACCTCGCCAGGGTCCACCATGCGCATCAACTTGGGATGGCCACCATAGCTTTGCGCCTGCAGGATGGCTTCGGCCTTTTCTGCCAAAGAGGCGGGCAACCGCCGCCCGGTCTTGCGCAAGGCCTTGGCCAAGGTGGTGGCCTTCACGCCGAAAGCGCGCTGCAACTCGGCCTGAAGGCTGGCTGCCTTTTCAGATAGGTCTTTTTCTTCAATCACTTGGCGCTCTCCCTGACCAAGCATAATATGACGTGCATCCAGCCTCAATGGGGGTGGTTTTTGACACGCCGCACAGGTATCAATCCGCCCATGTTGAACATGATCCAGTTCGGGCGCCCCACTGCGCTGCCGCCCTTGCTGATTGTGCACGGGCTATACGGATCCGCGCGCAATTGGGGGGTGATCGCAAAACGTCTTTCGGAAACCCGGCAGGTGTTTACCGTTGATCTGCGCAATCATGGCCAAAGCGACTGGTTCGACAGCCACACTTACGATGATCTGGCCGGTGATCTGGCCCAGGTGACCACACATATCGGGCCGCCGATTGATGTGCTGGGTCATTCGATGGGGGGCAAGGCGGCGATGGTGCTGGCTCTGTCCCATCCGGAACTTGTAAATCGCCTTGTTGTCGCGGACATTGCCCCCGTAACCTATGGCCATTCACAAATCGAATTTATCAAGGCAATGAAGGCGGTTGATCTGTCCCGTGTCACACGCCGGTCTGAGGCTGAAGCGCAACTGGGCGATTTGGGTGTCGAGCCTGCGCTGCAAAGCTTTTTCACGCAGTCACTGGATGTGCCGGAAAAACGCTGGCGTCTGAACCTTGATGCGCTGGCCGATCAGATGCCGCACATCATGTCATTTCCCGAAACAGCGGGAACCTATACCGGGCCAACCCTGTTCCTGTCCGGGGCAACATCTGATTATGTCACCCCCGAACACCGCCCGCGTATCAAGGCGCTGTTCCCCAATGCGCGCTTTGCCAAAATCCCCGGTGCCGGGCATTGGTTACACGCTGAAAAACCGCGCGAATTCGTGGCGGCGCTGTCAACGTTCCTGTCGTGATAGTTCGGGTCAGGCTGTGATCTTTTTGGCGACCAGATAAGATACCGGCAACGCCAGAATGGCACCCACGACCGCCGCCATCAGAATAGGTTGCAACGTGCCATATCCCATTGTCAGAACAGCAATGATAAAGCTGCCGGCAAGCGTTGTGGCAATGAG harbors:
- a CDS encoding alpha/beta fold hydrolase, which codes for MLNMIQFGRPTALPPLLIVHGLYGSARNWGVIAKRLSETRQVFTVDLRNHGQSDWFDSHTYDDLAGDLAQVTTHIGPPIDVLGHSMGGKAAMVLALSHPELVNRLVVADIAPVTYGHSQIEFIKAMKAVDLSRVTRRSEAEAQLGDLGVEPALQSFFTQSLDVPEKRWRLNLDALADQMPHIMSFPETAGTYTGPTLFLSGATSDYVTPEHRPRIKALFPNARFAKIPGAGHWLHAEKPREFVAALSTFLS
- a CDS encoding CTP synthetase, with the translated sequence MLRLASILYSLIATTLAGSFIIAVLTMGYGTLQPILMAAVVGAILALPVSYLVAKKITA